A genomic stretch from Hemibagrus wyckioides isolate EC202008001 linkage group LG20, SWU_Hwy_1.0, whole genome shotgun sequence includes:
- the gng12a gene encoding guanine nucleotide-binding protein G(I)/G(S)/G(O) subunit gamma-12a, producing the protein MLVKMSSKSSSNSMALARRTVQQLRLEASIERIKVSKASADLMRYCSEHAKYDPLLMGIPASENPFKDKKACTLL; encoded by the exons ATGTTAGTGAAAATGTCGTCTAAGTCGAGCTCGAACAGCATGGCCCTGGCGAGGAGGACGGTACAGCAGCTCCGGCTGGAGGCCAGTATAGAGAGGATAAAG gtGTCCAAAGCTTCAGCTGATCTCATGCGCTACTGCAGTGAACACGCCAAGTACGACCCCCTGCTGATGGGCATCCCGGCTTCAGAAAATCCCTTCAAGGACAAAAAAGCCTGCACTTTATTGTAG